A single window of Longimicrobium sp. DNA harbors:
- a CDS encoding amidohydrolase family protein, producing MNRPAVLLVALCGLAVRGDLLRAQSPASPDTSRWTIVFGERHAGEVKAWAMPDGELRFTSRLNDRGRGAELESRVRLGPGGVPVMLHTTGVDYYKNPVDERYELSHGRATWRSTAERGDTAVSGPVWFAPMNDVVENGVLARALLAAPGHALALLPGGRVSLERVGELEVSAGGRTRTVTQYRIAGLGFEPAALWLTPENRFFGIGGGWIGVVEAGWESALPQLTRAQDAADERRYAELARTLARRPGHPLVFRDVAVFDPQARVRRTEMTVVIDGNRIAAAGPSASVAIPAGAEVVDGAGKTLLPGLWDMHTHNGPLDGLMHLAAGVTTVRDMGNDTTVVTDLRRRWASGEQLGPRVIMAGFIDGPGPFTGPTGLKVSTPAEATAAVETYRRLGAEQIKVYSSLDTTLLPVIVQRAHQLGMRVSGHIPWPLTAERAVRMGIDEIQHGNFLLLNFLGDSIDTRTPARFTRPAAMAAGLDLASPEVQRFVALLRDRHIVIDPTLNAFEGMFTARAGQISPDFAAVAARLPVNVRRSLLSGGLPVPEGMDARYRESYRRMMQIVALMHRGGVRIVAGTDALAGFQLHRELELYAEAGIPPADVLYIATLGAAEVMKRDGELGTIAPGKLADVVLVDGDPTARISDIRRTRLVVKDGVVYEPDRLYAAIGVAPVSPGR from the coding sequence ATGAACCGTCCCGCCGTCCTCCTCGTGGCGCTGTGCGGCCTGGCCGTCCGCGGCGATCTCCTCCGCGCACAGTCGCCCGCATCTCCCGACACCTCGCGCTGGACCATCGTGTTCGGCGAGCGGCACGCGGGCGAGGTGAAGGCGTGGGCGATGCCGGACGGCGAGCTGCGCTTCACCTCGCGGCTGAACGACCGCGGGCGCGGGGCGGAGCTGGAGTCGCGCGTCCGGCTCGGGCCCGGCGGGGTGCCGGTGATGCTGCACACCACCGGCGTCGACTACTACAAGAACCCGGTGGACGAGCGGTACGAGCTCTCCCACGGCCGGGCGACGTGGCGCAGCACGGCCGAGCGCGGCGACACCGCGGTGAGCGGGCCCGTCTGGTTCGCGCCGATGAACGACGTGGTGGAGAACGGCGTGCTGGCGCGGGCGCTGCTCGCCGCGCCGGGGCACGCGCTGGCGCTGCTCCCCGGCGGGCGCGTCTCCCTCGAGCGGGTGGGAGAGCTGGAGGTGAGCGCGGGCGGGCGGACGCGCACCGTCACGCAGTACCGCATCGCCGGGCTGGGGTTCGAGCCGGCGGCGCTGTGGCTGACGCCGGAGAACCGCTTCTTCGGGATCGGGGGCGGATGGATCGGCGTGGTGGAGGCGGGGTGGGAATCCGCGCTCCCGCAGCTCACCCGCGCGCAGGACGCGGCCGACGAGCGGCGCTACGCGGAGCTGGCGCGCACCCTCGCCCGCCGTCCGGGGCACCCGCTCGTCTTCCGCGACGTGGCGGTGTTCGACCCGCAGGCGCGCGTCCGCCGCACGGAGATGACGGTGGTGATCGACGGCAACCGCATCGCCGCCGCGGGACCGTCGGCGTCCGTCGCCATCCCCGCGGGGGCGGAGGTGGTGGACGGGGCGGGGAAGACGCTCCTTCCCGGCCTGTGGGACATGCACACGCACAACGGCCCGCTCGACGGGCTGATGCACCTGGCCGCGGGCGTCACCACCGTGCGCGACATGGGGAACGACACCACGGTGGTGACGGACCTGCGGCGGCGCTGGGCGTCGGGCGAGCAGCTGGGGCCGCGGGTGATCATGGCGGGCTTCATCGACGGCCCCGGCCCGTTCACCGGCCCGACGGGGCTCAAGGTGTCGACGCCCGCGGAGGCGACGGCCGCGGTGGAGACGTACCGGCGCTTGGGCGCGGAGCAGATCAAGGTCTACAGCTCGCTCGACACCACGCTCCTGCCGGTGATCGTCCAGCGCGCGCACCAGCTGGGGATGCGCGTCAGCGGGCACATCCCCTGGCCGCTGACGGCGGAGCGCGCGGTGCGGATGGGGATCGACGAGATCCAGCACGGCAACTTCCTGCTGCTGAACTTCCTGGGCGACTCCATCGACACCCGCACGCCGGCGCGCTTCACCCGCCCCGCGGCGATGGCGGCGGGGCTGGACCTGGCGTCGCCCGAGGTGCAGCGCTTCGTCGCCCTGCTGCGCGACCGGCACATCGTGATCGACCCCACGCTGAACGCGTTCGAGGGCATGTTCACCGCGCGCGCCGGCCAGATCTCGCCCGACTTCGCGGCGGTGGCGGCGCGGCTGCCGGTGAACGTGCGGCGCAGCCTCCTCTCCGGCGGGCTGCCGGTGCCCGAGGGGATGGACGCGCGCTACCGCGAGAGCTATCGCCGGATGATGCAGATCGTGGCGCTGATGCACCGCGGCGGCGTGCGCATCGTGGCGGGCACCGACGCGCTCGCGGGGTTCCAGCTGCACCGCGAGCTGGAGCTGTATGCCGAGGCCGGGATCCCGCCGGCCGACGTGCTGTACATCGCCACGCTGGGCGCGGCGGAGGTGATGAAGCGCGACGGCGAGCTGGGCACCATCGCGCCGGGGAAGCTGGCCGACGTGGTGCTGGTGGACGGCGATCCCACCGCGCGCATCTCCGACATCCGCCGCACGCGGCTGGTGGTGAAGGACGGCGTGGTGTACGAGCCCGACCGGCTCTACGCCGCCATCGGCGTCGCACCCGTATCGCCCGGCAGGTAG
- a CDS encoding DUF4157 domain-containing protein, with protein sequence MHTHAKPPGPQQPGDAQATQAPRSPVRSRADEAEVVPGRLAHDVLGQAGQPLDEPTRGSMEARFGHDFSRVRIHSDDHAARAADSLGARAYTVGPKIVFARGQYAPGMSGGRRLLAHELTHVVQQGRAPADPRVVEPAGSPAEHEARAVASAVAGGAGRVRVAAASRAINRDVGWARRGPIPDAYGMGYNDILKAAGASAEPAVRDLASLETVHLLEPDIARFWALPASRADAVLKLEPHAAGTGCEKWFPKLRALPSGSMTLADPYGGTSSVKAHFVPGRTARKALIIGGVHNKTEPQGSEVVNRLLTLLTTRAAAGKKPFFTVVLIPDLFAATRYDSRSPRWIKGGMGRDETGTLEKKRSVEPNRNLPLPGEDLAAARARGAGSATAPELVFQDPAKPTAAPRAAHDTKGAGKGGTSIRMLPETRTLVALIEHLQPERIASVHAHSLKQTTGDAPGIFVDPRGVDPTTGAVTDAAKAAEDDRLATAMVTQGRSKFGTGVTGTDDPFVGNAPGTSKASVRYASGAHAEGNSLGMWAPVPVASGAGARPGITTVTMEVPQWTDATKLDKIETLDSELLADIFLEDPATATPSTGPTRP encoded by the coding sequence ATGCACACCCACGCAAAACCGCCCGGGCCGCAGCAGCCCGGCGATGCGCAGGCGACGCAGGCGCCACGATCTCCCGTCCGCTCTCGCGCGGACGAGGCGGAGGTGGTGCCCGGCCGGCTCGCGCACGACGTGCTGGGCCAGGCCGGGCAGCCGCTGGACGAGCCGACGCGAGGCTCGATGGAGGCGCGCTTCGGCCACGATTTCAGCCGCGTGCGCATCCACAGCGACGACCACGCGGCGCGCGCCGCCGACTCGCTCGGCGCCCGGGCCTACACCGTGGGACCGAAGATCGTCTTCGCGCGCGGCCAGTACGCGCCGGGAATGAGCGGCGGACGCCGGCTGCTCGCCCACGAGCTGACCCACGTGGTGCAGCAGGGCCGCGCGCCGGCCGATCCGCGCGTGGTGGAGCCGGCCGGGTCGCCCGCCGAGCACGAGGCCCGGGCCGTGGCCTCGGCGGTCGCGGGCGGCGCAGGACGGGTCCGCGTGGCCGCCGCCTCGCGGGCGATCAACCGCGACGTCGGCTGGGCGCGGCGCGGCCCGATCCCCGACGCGTACGGGATGGGGTACAACGACATCCTCAAGGCGGCCGGCGCCTCGGCCGAGCCGGCCGTGCGCGACCTGGCCTCGCTGGAGACGGTGCACCTTCTCGAGCCCGACATCGCGAGGTTCTGGGCCCTCCCCGCCAGCCGCGCCGACGCCGTGCTGAAGCTCGAGCCGCACGCGGCCGGCACCGGGTGCGAGAAGTGGTTCCCCAAGCTGCGCGCGCTTCCCAGCGGCTCGATGACGCTGGCCGATCCGTACGGCGGAACCTCGTCGGTCAAGGCGCACTTCGTCCCGGGCCGCACCGCCCGGAAGGCACTGATCATCGGCGGCGTGCACAACAAGACCGAGCCGCAGGGCTCCGAGGTCGTCAACCGGCTGCTGACGCTCCTCACCACGCGCGCCGCGGCCGGGAAGAAGCCGTTCTTCACCGTCGTGCTCATCCCCGACCTCTTCGCCGCCACCCGCTACGACTCCAGGAGCCCGCGCTGGATCAAGGGCGGGATGGGGCGCGACGAGACGGGGACGCTGGAGAAGAAGCGCTCCGTGGAGCCGAACCGGAATCTCCCCCTCCCCGGCGAGGACCTGGCCGCCGCCCGCGCACGGGGGGCGGGGAGCGCAACGGCGCCGGAGCTCGTCTTCCAGGATCCCGCGAAGCCGACGGCCGCCCCGCGCGCCGCGCACGACACCAAGGGTGCCGGCAAGGGCGGCACCAGCATCCGCATGCTCCCCGAGACGCGCACCCTGGTCGCGCTGATCGAGCATCTCCAGCCCGAGCGGATCGCGAGCGTCCACGCGCACAGCCTGAAGCAGACCACCGGCGACGCCCCGGGGATCTTCGTGGACCCCCGCGGCGTGGACCCCACCACCGGCGCCGTCACCGACGCCGCGAAGGCGGCGGAGGACGACCGCCTGGCCACGGCCATGGTCACCCAGGGACGGAGCAAGTTCGGCACGGGGGTCACGGGAACCGACGACCCCTTCGTCGGCAACGCCCCGGGAACGTCGAAGGCGAGCGTGCGCTACGCGTCGGGCGCCCACGCGGAGGGCAACTCGCTGGGGATGTGGGCGCCGGTGCCGGTGGCCTCGGGGGCGGGGGCGCGGCCGGGGATCACCACCGTCACCATGGAAGTGCCGCAGTGGACCGACGCCACCAAGCTCGACAAGATCGAGACGCTCGACAGCGAGCTGCTGGCCGACATCTTCCTGGAGGACCCGGCCACCGCCACGCCGTCCACCGGGCCCACCAGGCCGTGA
- a CDS encoding saccharopine dehydrogenase NADP-binding domain-containing protein, which produces MAADFLLYGSYGYTGRLIAERARELGLTPLLAGRDALALAAQGEETGFPHRAFALDDAASLDAALRETGVVLHAAGPFSRTAAPMAEACLRTGSHYLDITGEIAVFEALAARDRPARQAGVMLLPGVGFDVVPSDCLAAHLKRRLPSATHLALAFQAVGRPSRGTLTTMVENAARGGAVRRGGRIVAVPAAWRTREVDFGSGPVTVTTIPWGDVSTAYHSTGIPDVEVYTRVPRGQRRMLRATRRLGWLIGSRPVQRMLRRAVRRGPPGPTPEQRAHGLSLLWGEAEDGQGRRAVSRLRAPEGYTLTARTAVEAVRRVLAGEAPAGFQTPSRAYGADWILGFEGVERTDVE; this is translated from the coding sequence ATGGCAGCCGACTTCCTCCTGTACGGATCGTACGGATACACCGGGCGCCTCATCGCGGAGCGGGCCCGCGAGCTGGGGCTCACCCCGCTGCTGGCGGGCCGCGACGCCCTGGCGCTCGCGGCACAGGGCGAGGAAACCGGCTTCCCGCACCGCGCCTTCGCGCTCGACGACGCGGCGTCGCTCGACGCCGCGCTGCGCGAGACGGGCGTGGTGCTCCACGCGGCCGGACCGTTCTCGCGCACCGCGGCCCCGATGGCCGAGGCGTGCCTGCGCACCGGCAGCCACTACCTGGACATCACGGGCGAGATCGCGGTGTTCGAAGCGCTCGCGGCCCGCGACCGCCCGGCGCGCCAGGCGGGAGTGATGCTGCTGCCGGGCGTGGGCTTCGACGTGGTCCCCTCCGACTGCCTGGCGGCCCACCTGAAGCGCCGCCTCCCGTCGGCCACGCACCTCGCGCTGGCCTTCCAAGCGGTCGGCCGGCCGTCGCGAGGCACGCTCACCACCATGGTGGAGAACGCGGCGCGCGGCGGCGCGGTCCGCCGCGGCGGTCGCATCGTCGCCGTTCCCGCGGCATGGCGCACGCGCGAGGTGGACTTCGGAAGCGGGCCGGTCACCGTCACCACCATCCCGTGGGGCGACGTCTCGACCGCGTACCACAGCACCGGGATCCCCGACGTCGAGGTGTACACGCGCGTGCCCCGGGGGCAGCGCCGGATGCTGCGCGCCACCCGGCGCCTGGGTTGGCTGATCGGCTCGCGGCCGGTGCAGCGCATGCTCCGGCGCGCCGTGCGCCGCGGGCCGCCGGGCCCCACGCCGGAGCAGCGCGCCCACGGACTGAGCCTGCTCTGGGGAGAGGCGGAGGACGGGCAGGGCCGGCGCGCGGTGTCGCGCCTGCGGGCGCCGGAAGGCTACACCCTCACCGCGCGCACGGCCGTGGAAGCGGTCCGCCGCGTGCTCGCCGGCGAGGCTCCCGCGGGCTTCCAGACGCCCTCCCGCGCCTACGGTGCCGACTGGATCCTGGGATTCGAAGGCGTGGAGCGGACCGACGTCGAATGA
- a CDS encoding FAD-binding oxidoreductase: protein MGRTPRAAEPGRSTAARVGPLPPTPWLAQVGASLPAVGRLPARAEVVVVGGGVIGVAAAYHLARLGARALVLEARAPGWGASGRNAGLVLGAPATLDGMRAVLEEEGIDAGWEELGHLALAASPGMLERMRGEVEARPPAAAPVQVLERDECEALLGTPIAPRFAGGRWMPRAAALDPARFVYGVAAAALRHGAAVAPRTRVLAIRAAAGGFDLRTTRGSLRAGQVVLACNARTGRLWPALAGVLAPARGQALATRPLRFRFGVALAVDYGAVYWRQTPDGAVVLGGFQHLDPAAEASGREALNPRIQAALEAFLPDAFPGLGRVRVACRWAGVMDRTPDGRPVLGAVPGAPGLWVAAGFGGHGLPPALDAGRALARALGGGGVPEGLRALDPARFGGRAPC, encoded by the coding sequence ATGGGACGGACCCCACGGGCGGCAGAGCCGGGACGCAGCACGGCCGCCCGCGTGGGTCCGCTCCCTCCCACCCCTTGGCTGGCGCAGGTCGGCGCCTCGCTTCCCGCGGTGGGGCGCCTGCCCGCGCGCGCGGAGGTGGTGGTGGTGGGCGGCGGGGTGATCGGCGTGGCCGCCGCGTACCACCTGGCGCGGCTGGGAGCGCGGGCGCTGGTGCTGGAGGCCCGCGCGCCGGGCTGGGGGGCCAGCGGGCGCAACGCGGGGCTGGTGCTGGGCGCGCCCGCCACCCTCGACGGGATGCGGGCGGTGCTGGAGGAGGAGGGGATCGACGCCGGCTGGGAGGAGCTCGGCCACCTGGCCCTGGCCGCCTCGCCCGGGATGCTGGAGCGGATGCGCGGCGAGGTGGAGGCCCGCCCCCCGGCCGCCGCGCCGGTGCAGGTGCTGGAGCGGGACGAATGCGAGGCGCTGCTGGGCACCCCCATCGCCCCGCGCTTCGCCGGCGGGCGGTGGATGCCGCGGGCCGCGGCGCTCGACCCCGCGCGGTTCGTGTACGGGGTGGCCGCCGCGGCGCTCCGCCACGGGGCCGCGGTGGCGCCGCGCACCCGCGTGCTGGCGATCCGGGCCGCCGCCGGGGGGTTCGACCTCCGCACCACGCGGGGGAGCCTCCGCGCCGGGCAGGTGGTGCTGGCGTGCAACGCCCGCACCGGGCGGCTCTGGCCGGCGCTGGCCGGGGTGCTGGCCCCCGCGCGGGGGCAGGCGCTGGCCACCCGCCCGCTGCGCTTTCGCTTCGGCGTGGCGCTGGCGGTGGACTACGGGGCCGTGTACTGGCGGCAGACGCCCGACGGCGCGGTGGTCCTGGGCGGGTTCCAGCACCTGGACCCCGCGGCCGAGGCCAGCGGGCGCGAGGCGCTGAATCCCCGCATCCAGGCCGCGCTCGAGGCCTTCCTCCCCGACGCCTTTCCCGGGCTGGGGCGGGTGCGGGTGGCGTGCCGCTGGGCCGGGGTCATGGACCGCACCCCCGACGGCCGCCCGGTGCTGGGCGCGGTTCCCGGGGCGCCGGGGCTCTGGGTGGCGGCCGGGTTCGGCGGGCACGGGCTTCCCCCCGCGCTCGACGCCGGCCGGGCGCTGGCCCGCGCGCTGGGCGGGGGCGGCGTCCCCGAGGGGCTGCGGGCGCTCGACCCCGCCCGCTTCGGCGGGAGGGCGCCATGCTGA
- a CDS encoding VOC family protein, with amino-acid sequence MLSGAFVPMLFRRVEGAEPARAFAARMLGWPEVGEGLYDAGNALVGFGVQAAEMGPGVCSRENLRPVATGVNPASELRVAAADFDGAVRRVAGALGVPWETLSASVRHDREGCSLSFHDATGNLTTLLRPLRRPRAASVNGPLRDADVPAVVEVALQVADLARSLRFYCGVLGVPALRVAEREARLDAGPLVLALVAEEEPGAVAGLRRRGALRDSVIFRVAGLEDEVRALAGRGVEFPLGVEECAAARRKAFFFDPDGHRLVLWEPPRAAEPGTAAAGYLPVLERIEARHAAHPSSTPALEAR; translated from the coding sequence ATGCTGAGCGGCGCGTTCGTCCCCATGCTGTTCCGCCGCGTGGAAGGCGCCGAGCCGGCGCGCGCCTTCGCCGCCCGGATGCTGGGGTGGCCGGAGGTCGGCGAGGGCCTGTACGACGCGGGGAACGCGCTGGTGGGCTTCGGCGTGCAGGCCGCGGAGATGGGCCCCGGGGTCTGCTCGCGCGAGAACCTGCGCCCGGTGGCCACGGGCGTGAACCCGGCGTCGGAGCTGCGGGTGGCCGCCGCCGACTTCGACGGCGCGGTGCGCCGGGTGGCCGGCGCGCTGGGGGTGCCGTGGGAAACGCTCTCGGCGTCCGTCCGCCACGACCGCGAGGGGTGCTCGCTCTCCTTCCACGACGCCACCGGCAACCTCACCACGCTGCTGCGTCCCCTGCGCCGCCCGCGCGCGGCGTCGGTGAACGGCCCGCTCCGGGACGCCGACGTCCCGGCCGTGGTGGAGGTCGCGCTGCAGGTGGCGGACCTCGCCCGCTCGCTCCGCTTCTACTGCGGGGTGCTGGGGGTGCCGGCGCTGCGGGTGGCGGAGCGCGAGGCGCGCCTGGACGCCGGCCCCCTGGTCCTGGCGCTGGTGGCGGAGGAGGAGCCGGGCGCGGTGGCCGGCCTGCGGCGGCGGGGGGCGCTGCGCGATTCCGTCATCTTCCGCGTCGCCGGGCTGGAGGACGAGGTCCGCGCGCTGGCCGGCCGCGGCGTGGAGTTCCCGCTGGGCGTGGAGGAGTGCGCGGCGGCCCGGCGCAAGGCCTTCTTCTTCGACCCCGACGGACACCGGCTGGTGCTGTGGGAGCCGCCCCGCGCGGCCGAGCCGGGCACCGCGGCGGCCGGATACCTCCCCGTGCTGGAGCGCATCGAGGCGCGGCACGCCGCCCATCCATCGTCCACCCCCGCCCTGGAGGCCCGATGA
- a CDS encoding VOC family protein, whose product MSLRRAPLLYVFYETSQIRSQRVLFESVIGVPVIEVEPHLPHHRHGVFKYDAGGVVLSHNMSGPSRFRPEDSDALVTVFGVPAGWSAERVRSVGLAGRADGLFTDAEGRHFRFVPHARNTRAVVDELRLTVDDLEASIAFYRDVLDLELVGRTGRAARFATGTVPIGLEEGPAAPDGRRPRRHSYLLVFHTAEIEAARTALIERGLEFRQPRVGFSEIGGTIRFDDPSGQRFCLYVASEESLTWGSGPKVLELAGGPAAAR is encoded by the coding sequence ATGAGCCTGAGACGCGCCCCCCTCCTCTACGTCTTCTACGAGACGAGCCAGATCCGCAGCCAGCGGGTGCTGTTCGAGTCGGTGATCGGCGTTCCCGTGATCGAGGTGGAGCCGCACCTGCCCCACCACCGCCACGGCGTCTTCAAGTACGACGCGGGCGGCGTGGTGCTGTCGCACAACATGTCGGGGCCCAGCCGCTTCCGCCCCGAAGACTCCGACGCGCTGGTGACGGTGTTCGGCGTGCCCGCCGGCTGGAGCGCCGAGCGGGTGCGCTCGGTGGGGCTGGCCGGGCGCGCCGACGGCCTATTCACCGACGCCGAGGGGCGCCACTTCCGCTTCGTGCCCCACGCGCGGAACACCCGCGCGGTGGTCGACGAGCTGCGGCTGACGGTGGACGACCTGGAGGCGTCGATCGCCTTCTACCGCGACGTGCTGGACCTGGAGCTGGTGGGACGCACCGGGCGCGCCGCGCGCTTCGCCACCGGCACGGTGCCCATCGGGCTGGAGGAGGGCCCCGCGGCCCCCGACGGGCGCCGGCCGCGCCGCCACTCGTACCTGCTGGTCTTCCACACCGCGGAGATCGAGGCGGCGCGCACCGCGCTGATCGAGCGGGGGCTGGAGTTCCGGCAGCCGCGCGTGGGGTTCAGCGAGATCGGGGGGACGATCCGCTTCGACGACCCCTCGGGGCAGCGCTTCTGCCTGTACGTGGCCTCGGAAGAGAGCCTGACCTGGGGGAGCGGCCCCAAGGTGCTGGAGCTGGCCGGCGGGCCCGCGGCGGCGCGCTGA
- a CDS encoding VOC family protein, with amino-acid sequence MLADTRVLYVFLYVRDLAASRAFYADTLGLEVIEEDEGCVKFDAGHVILAINRAADYGIVLPDIKDHSTDVVWLVDDIRQATANLAARGVEFKPTDWYQPGGIADFYDPDGRWLTLYQPSEEALGWPSGERLRAVIEARRKRNGGDTAQRASAVPAAGQEPPGLADAELIYLFTFVPSSRVAEEFYHEELGLRALEGGPCSRTSGGDEEGVVKYDTGGILIATHHVEPERSQEEFEEHLCPPPELEGGRMKGVAPVFHAPDAEAAARELRRLRPELEPVVTRGPVGTIVRVDEPTGHLVFLYEPSEAALDTPSGRKIREILALPLDAPACAA; translated from the coding sequence ATGCTGGCGGATACGCGGGTGCTCTACGTCTTCCTGTACGTGCGCGACCTGGCGGCGTCGCGCGCGTTCTACGCGGACACGCTGGGGCTGGAGGTGATCGAGGAGGACGAGGGGTGCGTGAAGTTCGACGCCGGGCACGTGATCCTGGCGATCAACCGCGCCGCCGACTACGGGATCGTCCTTCCCGACATCAAGGACCACTCCACCGACGTGGTGTGGCTGGTCGACGACATCCGGCAGGCCACGGCCAACCTGGCCGCGCGCGGCGTGGAGTTCAAGCCGACCGACTGGTACCAGCCGGGCGGGATCGCCGACTTCTACGACCCCGACGGGCGCTGGCTGACCCTCTACCAGCCCTCGGAAGAGGCGCTCGGCTGGCCGAGCGGCGAGCGGCTGCGCGCGGTGATCGAGGCGCGCCGGAAGCGCAACGGCGGCGACACGGCGCAGCGCGCCTCGGCCGTGCCCGCGGCCGGCCAGGAGCCGCCCGGGCTGGCCGACGCGGAGCTCATCTACCTCTTCACCTTCGTTCCCAGCTCCCGGGTGGCCGAGGAGTTCTACCACGAAGAGCTGGGGCTGCGCGCGCTGGAGGGCGGGCCGTGCAGCCGCACCTCGGGCGGCGACGAGGAGGGGGTGGTGAAGTACGACACCGGCGGGATCCTGATCGCCACCCACCACGTGGAGCCGGAGCGCTCGCAGGAGGAGTTCGAGGAGCACCTCTGCCCGCCGCCCGAGCTGGAGGGGGGGAGGATGAAGGGGGTGGCGCCGGTGTTCCACGCCCCCGACGCCGAGGCGGCCGCGCGCGAGCTGCGGCGGCTGCGCCCGGAGCTGGAGCCGGTGGTCACCCGCGGGCCGGTGGGCACCATCGTGCGGGTTGACGAGCCCACCGGGCACCTGGTCTTCCTGTACGAGCCCTCCGAGGCGGCGCTCGACACGCCCAGCGGGCGGAAGATCCGCGAGATCCTCGCCCTTCCGCTGGACGCCCCGGCATGCGCGGCCTGA
- a CDS encoding aminotransferase class I/II-fold pyridoxal phosphate-dependent enzyme, with protein MIAWNDESGAAATAAPPRELTYLEAVLRERAPGPRVLALGDGGAAALAPLAGAGFGVEPAGEEDGDAWPAEIFDAVVCLAWPAAAPEPAQRRLLRRIRHHLAECGVLVIGHTPATPRPSEGGDPAAVRRARLLELESRHSATAALLALVRLSGFAVERIDADFLVDYPATPASATLQLVARPLAAPPEALAVASWTTRPGMRLDLRYAPEEAGLLEPRPEAVWEALVRQAGRGGAGVVAGYPVDDPYGGVRAAPAVSRFFGVELAPEQLTFAAGVTSLLHDAARLADGGCVAAPALVHPDLEAWAVGHGSEVRLLDGPATLERLTAHLEEVRPALLHFDRPDFTGRFLALPEVEALARAAAAMGAAVVIDESPAPYLGPRGSAATLANRVGNLVVLRGFTKAYSLGGMRAAFAVASPGVSQRVRELVAPMQVGELALAAALRLLDAGDLFGGLRARVRAVKPGVVARLRWVGLEVMENHREFPWVAVADPGGAASRFLEARGIFALRPAPVPVFPEPRLEVLRLTVPLSDERLALFVELLTGPPREGEPSARDASSSPAPGGRP; from the coding sequence ATGATCGCCTGGAACGACGAGAGCGGCGCGGCGGCCACCGCCGCGCCCCCCCGCGAGCTCACCTACCTGGAGGCCGTCCTGCGCGAGCGGGCGCCGGGCCCGCGGGTGCTGGCGCTGGGAGACGGCGGCGCCGCGGCGCTGGCGCCGCTGGCGGGGGCCGGCTTCGGGGTGGAGCCGGCGGGAGAGGAGGACGGCGACGCCTGGCCCGCCGAGATCTTCGACGCGGTGGTCTGCCTGGCGTGGCCCGCCGCCGCCCCCGAGCCGGCGCAGCGGCGGCTGCTGCGCCGCATCCGCCACCACCTGGCCGAGTGCGGCGTGCTGGTGATCGGGCACACGCCCGCCACCCCGCGGCCGTCCGAGGGCGGCGACCCGGCGGCGGTGCGGCGCGCGCGGCTCCTGGAGCTGGAGTCGCGCCACAGCGCCACCGCCGCGCTGCTCGCCCTGGTGCGGCTCTCGGGGTTCGCGGTGGAGCGCATCGACGCCGACTTCCTGGTCGACTACCCGGCCACCCCCGCCTCGGCCACCCTGCAGCTGGTGGCGCGTCCCCTGGCCGCGCCACCCGAGGCGCTGGCGGTGGCGTCGTGGACCACGCGTCCGGGGATGCGGCTGGACCTGCGCTACGCCCCCGAGGAGGCGGGGCTCCTGGAGCCCCGCCCCGAGGCCGTGTGGGAGGCGCTGGTGCGCCAGGCGGGGCGCGGCGGGGCCGGCGTGGTGGCCGGCTACCCGGTCGACGACCCCTACGGCGGCGTCCGCGCGGCACCGGCGGTGTCGCGCTTCTTCGGCGTGGAGCTGGCACCGGAGCAGCTCACCTTCGCGGCGGGGGTGACCTCGCTCCTGCACGACGCGGCACGGCTGGCCGACGGCGGCTGCGTGGCCGCGCCCGCGCTGGTGCACCCCGACCTCGAGGCGTGGGCGGTGGGGCACGGGAGCGAGGTGCGCCTCCTGGACGGGCCCGCCACCCTCGAGCGGCTCACGGCCCACCTCGAGGAGGTCCGCCCCGCGCTCCTGCACTTCGACCGCCCCGACTTCACCGGGCGCTTCCTGGCGCTCCCCGAGGTCGAGGCGCTGGCGCGCGCCGCCGCGGCGATGGGCGCGGCGGTGGTGATCGACGAGAGCCCGGCGCCCTACCTGGGGCCCCGCGGGAGCGCGGCCACGCTGGCCAACCGGGTCGGCAACCTGGTGGTGCTCCGCGGCTTCACCAAGGCGTACTCGCTGGGGGGGATGCGGGCCGCCTTCGCGGTGGCCTCGCCCGGCGTGTCGCAGCGCGTGCGCGAGCTGGTGGCGCCCATGCAGGTGGGCGAGCTGGCGCTGGCCGCCGCGCTCCGCCTGCTCGACGCGGGCGACCTGTTCGGCGGCCTGCGCGCGCGCGTCCGCGCGGTGAAGCCGGGGGTGGTGGCGCGGCTGCGCTGGGTGGGGCTGGAGGTGATGGAGAACCACCGCGAGTTCCCCTGGGTGGCCGTGGCCGACCCCGGCGGCGCGGCGTCGCGCTTCCTGGAGGCCCGGGGGATCTTCGCCCTGCGCCCCGCGCCGGTCCCCGTCTTTCCCGAGCCCCGCCTGGAGGTGCTGCGGCTGACCGTTCCCCTCTCCGACGAGCGGCTGGCGCTCTTCGTCGAGCTCCTGACCGGTCCTCCGCGAGAGGGAGAGCCGTCCGCGCGGGACGCCTCCTCCTCCCCGGCGCCCGGAGGCCGTCCATGA